The genomic region TTGCTTTCTGGTGGTGTGGGTGTGGGTTTgtcttgttcccccccccccccccaatctaatgcttaaaaaaaaaagccacacacagatggaatggctgctgctgctggtgcatattaTAACTAGtctccaaacaaaaaaaaaacaaaaatcccctTCTTCCAAGGTCTCTCTATAAAAATAGGTTTGTTCTGTTCATGTCGCCATTTGCCCTTTTGCAAATTTATGTTTTGTTCATCTCTCGatataaaaagttttttttttcctctcctcgcTTTTTAATTTACTTGCTCAGCaatgaaaccaaaccaaacccaagaGGATCATCGAAGGACTGTGCGAGCTTGGCTAGTTCTCAAGGCTGCGGTCTCTGCTCCCGGGGTTTATCCTGCCCCCTTCCGCGGGGTTcacccccctcctctcctctccgctcCCCTCTCTCCGGCCCGGCTCCCCCTAGTCGTCGGAGATGGAGAGGCGGCTGAAGATGGGCAGGCGCCGGCCGGAGTCCAGGCTGGGGGACTCGGAGCCGCTCAGGCTGCCGGAGCTGAGGGAGCCGCTCAGGTAGCTCTCGCGGTCGGAGAGCGAGTCcggggggctgggcggcgcgTCGAAGACCGGGGACTCGGAGAGGCGGCGCAGCGGCTGGAAGCTGAAGGGAGGCGAGGCGGGCGGCGGCGGGCAGCTCCCCccgggcggcggcggctgctgctgctgctggcagcggtagAAGGCGGCGGCAGCtaccgcggcggcggcggcggcggggctggCGGCGAAGCTGGGGCTGTGGATGGCGAGCGGCGCGATGAGgctgcccagctcctggcccgAGAAGGCGAAGGCGTTGTTGGCGCAGGGCGGCGAGAGCAGCTCGTCGCAGTAGGAGGCGGAGGCGGGCGGCGGAGGGgtgcgggacccgccggggctcTCGAGCAGCGCCGCCTCCAGGCGCCCGCCGGGCTGCTGCCCGCAGCCGTGCTGGTGGTGGGCGGAGAAGCCGGAGAAGCTCAGGCTGTGGTGCAGCTTGGGCCGCTCGCCAGCGCCGCGCTGGGGCCCGAACCCGCCGCCGCCccccagcggcgggtcccggggggCGAAGGCGCGCAGGTCACCGGTGCTGCCGGCGGGGTGAGGCGGCggcgggtgggggtggtggtgcgGGGCGGCGGGCGCGGCCGTTCCCCCTCCGGGCGCGGGGCGGCGCTCGTCCGCGTTGTGGATGAAGTGGCAGCGCGGGCCGTAGGGGCAGAAGCCGATGGTGTGGAAGGTGCGGCACAGCTCGGTCTTGTACTTGGGGTGGCGCGTCAGGCTGCGCAGCTCGTGGAAGCCGTGCGCGAACTGGCACTTCTCGCCGTACTTGCAGGCGCCGCTCTCCTCGAAGGGCCGGCACAGCTCCGTCTTGTAGCGCGTGGAGTTGATGGGCGCCCCGCCgccccccttccccgcctgctgctgcagctgctgcatcaGGTGCTGGCTGCGCTCGCCATTCTCGCTGAACGAGCGGTCCCGGAACTTGTTCTCCTTGTTGAGCAGCGCGgtggggctgctgctccctccgcctccccccccgcccgtgcccgtctccttcaggctgccgaacgaggaagaggaggacgaggacGACGAGCTGGAGCCCGAGGAGCTGGGGAACTTGGAGCTGTTGGCCAGCGCCTGCAGGTTGCTGGTCGAGTGCCTTCGCAGAAACCCCGGCGcgaagctggagctgggggaggtCACGGGGGTCCCCACCGCCTTCTTGTCCAGCATGCTGCTCAGGTTGGTCAGGGCTTTTTCACTCTGGAAacaagagggggaaaggaggagaaagagagttTGCAAAGTGACTCGGccgggcagcagttctgcaagtTGCCAGCGCCCCCTGAGACTGCACGGGGGTAAAACGCCCCCTCGCAGCACATCTGCAGGGCGAGCGTGGACAGCTTAATGTCTCCCCTGCAGCTTGAGAGCTATGCACTAAAACTCACTTCTCAGCAGTGTCTTTAACAAGGTGACACAGCTCCAGCTAAAGCTTCACCTTCACACCATAAGCCTAAGGACTTCCATTGCAAGAGTTCGAAGGTTTGGGGGAAAATCTAGCACTGACTTcagcacatttaaaactaaaagCGTTAAAGACCTTAAAGCTCCCCACTGCAACACAACTCGAACTCTTGATAAACTTCCAGTCAACAAATCTACTGAGAACCCTGTGTCCAGAGAACTGCAGATCAGTTTGGGAGGGATGAAACACCAACCAGACAAACTGTCACAATTTAAAATGTTAACTTGATCACAGAGCAAGTTGCATGCAAAATGCAGCCCACATGGAAagcagcacccctcccccaacaacaaaaaagagtTAATTCCACTTGTTAAATAGTCACACACACTTGCAAAGAAAATACTCAAGTGCTCAGATTTGCTAAGAGCTATTTAAAACGTCCAAAGTGCCTGGCAGACAAAATGCAAACTCTTCCCCTACCTTGCACAAGAAGTCGATGTCGTAGAAGGCAGATAAAAGTGTCGTAGACATTTCGAGATCCTGTAGTGATCGGAAATACAGGAAGGACCGAAAGATCCCGCTTTCCTCGGAGGCTTTGGAAAAGCCACGACTAGATAGGAAAGGGCTGATTACTTGAGATCCGAAATGGTCCAATCACTTTCCCAGCAGGGGTGGGTTAGTGGGTGCCCGGCGAAGGCGATGGCTACTGCTGCAGCGAGCTGACTGCTGGAACTCTGCAAGCCTGTGCTCGGCACATATATAAACGCCGGACAGTGCAAGGGGCGGGACCCAGCCGGGCCCGCCGGGGTCTCCCAGCAACACCGCCCAGTCGTtctcacccagccctgccccctcctcagccGCTCCGCTGCTTCTCATTGGGCGCCGCCAATTTCTTTCAGGGGCCTGGAGTGCAGGGAGGTGCTGAACGGCAGAGAAAGCGCGGCGGGCGGGGTAGCCGTCGGCTGTACGGCTAACGTCATGCTCACTCGGGGTTGCAGTGAGCCATTGGCTACACGATTGTACTATACAGTCTTGTGACTCTGCTAGGCATGGGGTTATAGCGTGGAAAGTGTATAGAAAAAGGCTTGCTCTACAAGGCACTGTGGGTAGCAGGCAGTCCACTATACACAGGGTGCACTGTGCATACACTCGTATTAGTAAACACTGTGCAGTATATACAAAGCTGCTACAGATTAGTGTAGAGAAAACATACAAGGCTTGCTACAGATTGCACCGTATACATGTGTATAGAAAGCATGGTCCTATACATGGAGATTTGCTATGGAAATGCAGAAGGCACTTACCGAAAGCACAGTGTATATAGGTTTGTTACAAATACAAACTGCACAGAAAGCACTCAAAAGTAAGACTTGTTACATAACCGACTACCTAGAAACTACGCTAACATTTAGGAGTTATTGACGCAAAAACACTCTGCAGACGAATATAGGAGGCTCTGCTCAGTTGGTATTAAACTCCCGATTTTCTTTTAAAACGCCTCTGGAAAATCAGTGTCCCTTTTATTGCAAAAGACATACACGCTACCATCTCCCTGACTAGGACTTTTCAACCAGCACATGTCGGAAAGGGCTTTCCTCTCAGTTTAATATTCCTGGCGAGTAGGCAGGGAAGCTTAATAAAAAAGGAAGATGCATCCGAGTACCTCGGAGTGAAACGGGacacctcttcctccctccccaccgaACATCAACTTTTGCCACGTAATTGGTCTGAAACAAACTTTGGGTCCTTGCTTGCTGCGCCCGCGTAACTAGCGGACGGTCGCTAGGGTGTGTGACTTTGCAACACAAAGCGCGGATGGCTAAAGGGATCGGGttttgggggcggaggggggaggggagggaagaaagaaagaatcatTTCCCCTCTCGGCGGGCGGCTCCTGCACAGCAAAGGGCCTCCCCGTCCCGCGCCGCCTGCACCATGCGCCCGCCTCCCGGAGCTTTCCAATAAGGCCTAGTAGATCACAGAGACTTGGCAGCCGCTCAAGGTCTTGTGATACGATTAGCAAAGCCAATTTCTTCTCCTTTGACTCGGAGCCCCAACGCCCgtccctgggcagcagcagcggggcgGGAACGGGGACACAGGCGCTCGCAGCCTGGGCCGCTCGCTCGGTGCCCTTCCCCTGGCGGAGTGcgcgcgggggaggggcggggggggcgccgCCCGGGGAAGTGCCGCCGAGCTGTGGCTGCAGGGCGGCCCCAGGCCGGAGCGCTCCTAGCTTGTGCagcagggaggaaggaagccCGTGCTAGGGGTGAGTGGCAAGGGACGTAACCGTGCTGTGCGCCACACctcggccgggggaggggggcaggcgcACGGCCCGCCTGGGTTCCTGGCCTACGCGAGATATACGCGCTCCTCCAGACAAACAAGCCGTGAGCTTGGCCTACGAGAGTCCGCGCGGCCGGGAGGGGAAGAGTTAACCCTGGCGGGGCCCCTTGctttgcacccccccacccccccccccccccccccccgtcacagcTCTTTCTGTGCAACTGCCCGGCCAAGTTatcccttcccctgcagctctgggtCTCAGCAGCTCCTCCCTCCTGAAGCGCCCTTGTCTGGACGGTAGCTGGGATGGGGGACGAAGTGGTGGTTACAAGGAGTGAACGGCCAaaaagggacccccccccccccccccgagaagcAGCGGATGTTTTTAACCACACTGTACACTGCAGGTAACCCCgcttgtcccctccccccccccgcaacattCATAAATCTGGCCTGACTCCGACATCCAGGCTTGTATAAACACGTTCAACAGCACGACTCTGCATTCCCAATACTTGCGGTTGCTAACAGTTGGAACATATGCAAGGGGAAAATGGACGCGCGTGTAAAAGTTTCCCTGCATGTTATGGGTTACAAAAGCAGTGAAGACGTTTGATCCTCTTTCGGTTCTTTCTGAGCTGGGTTGTCAAGCCCTGAAAATCCGAGGGTGCAAGTCTGCCCACGTCAGCAGGAAACCTGCACTTTGCAAAGAAATTTACCAAAAGGAAAAGCAACTTCAGTGGCGTTTTATTGGAACATTTTGCGCCGGGTCTTCACACCTGTTTTTCGCAAAACGGCTCACGCCTCCATTTGGCTTCCTCCTCAGTGTGACTGTGTCCAGCCCCGCAGAGAAATGCACTTTTGGGAGCGGCTGCAGTTTAGCAACGTCTCAGCGCAGCAGCACAGTCCCTCCTCCTGCAAAAGGCAGCACAGGGTGCGATATTTCACCCCATTGCTCAATCTGTTAAAAGGTCACAGTTGCTAACAGTGTGTTAATAAATTATAAAGAACGAGAAACTCTAGCGTGGGCCATTTACGTTTAAAAATAAGATACCCGAGAAGAAATTGGACCCGAGGGAGAAAAAAGCACCAAATCACATTCCTTTCTGTACCACAGTCCTTCATGGGACAAATCTCTAACACACCAAATGCACCTTTTAAACTAATCTACTTGGCAGCGCTTTCTAACTCGCGGCTGAGAAGCTGCGTTGCTAAATTGGAGGTGGACGTGACATGTTGACATTTAGTCCCGCAGTGGTTTTATGGTAATATGTCACCCTCTAGTGTCTCAACCCTGCGAAGGCATCCCAGTTAGAGGAGGCAACAATATTCTATGCCTTGctagctggagctccttctcccttcctgggctgctgctgctggctggagtgcttcttcccaggactgctgctgctgcaactgaTGTTCACCGCTATCCAAACAAAACTTAAgttttcctttaatatttttctgCAGTTCTGTGAAAACATTACAGTTGTGAGTGACTTACCACATAATGAGAAATGGGGAAAATTTTAAACTGCGATTAACATTATGTATTTCCAATAATGTGTATTTTCTCCTTCCATTTGGTTTCATGCTAATGTGGTTAGTTCAAacgtccctctcctccccctatTCAAAAACTAAACCGTGTAATAAGATTTGAAAACACCATCTTGGTGGCAGATCCTGCCCCTTAGTTACCAGTCTAAATACATAGTTTATGAAGATAATCATGCAAAGAGCAGTGTATAATCAGCCTTTGAACAACAAATACTTTGATACATTGACTTAGATCAAATACATCACAGATAAGTACTCTCTACTAGACTTTGCTAATCCTGTACTGCAGCTGCTGTTTAAGGTTTAAAGGTTTCTGATTTAGTAGTTATACAGTAACCCAAATCACCAACAATATGTGGTGAAATGTATGCAAGATGATGTAAAATTATTTGCTCTCTATAAACTAAGAGATATTACTTAAAGTTACACGTTTAAAAACATTGATAAGGAAGATAAAGATTTAAAGTAATTTTGTTCACTGATTAACCATGTTCTTGAGGCTTACAAAGTTACTTATGTTCTGTTATAAATCTTGTGGCTATACTACTGTGCTGTTAAAAGTTGTCTTACTCATTTTGATACCATTCAAACTACCAAGCTCCACACAAGAAGAGCAGCAGTGAAGGATTTTTGAAATTCAGAGGGATTAATTTCTATTTGTATTATACCATAAAAAGTGAATAGCTACACCAGATGTTAAAAAAAGTTGGAAAGGTGTGCAAAGTGACAGTTGCTAACTATTAGTGTTGAACAAATGTACTTACGAACAGCTGAGATAAAATGTATGCTATTAATCTAATGAGCAAAACAGCTTtttcataaaaatatatttatgatGATTAATCTGGATTCTGTTTTTATTTATCTAttagtaaataggataaaatgaATACTGGTGAACTGTCCTTTCATTGTAAACCAATTTTTCCTTTGCCTCATTGAAATCTCATGTTTCTTTATTATTGTAAGTTATTTACATGAGAAATGCTGAATCATGAAACTGCAGTTACAGAAAATATTTATGATAAAAAGTCACTGAAATAAAAGATAATATTCTGTTTTGAAAATAAACCACTTAGGCTTTAATTTCAGCTTAGTGCTTATGCAGTGGAAAGCAAATATTATGTCAAACTGCTCTCTTCCACTTTTAActcaaataaaaatgtttaattgtgACAATCTAAtgcatttttcaaaatatttttcagagcCTAGTTTAGCAGCCCATTCTAGTTATAACAGTATTATGAAAAATTAACAATGATACAACTAATACTTGCTAGAGAAATTCATTTTACACTAATTGAACTGGGCTTCAGGTTTACATTGAAGATTAAGCTATATACATTAATGTGAAACCCAGCCCTGTTTCACTAGTTCTTAGAAAATGTTGTATTATAGCGCCACCTACTGGGATACTAAGAATATAACTTAAAGTGTCTGAAGTACTGAGCTTCAGAAAACCTTGTATTGAACTATTAATTACTTTTCAGTAAGATTTCCAATTAACATTTACTAAAAGACATGAAGGGTGAAAGTGCAAATAAAGAATTACTGTTTGATCATAACCCCATCATTCCTGCAGTGATAATTTAAAAATCAGTCTAAAGCAAGTTATATCTTTGTTTTGGTTACTGCATGCATGCTATATAGGTTTTAGCTCTTGATTAAATAATGCACTGagtctttttaattatttatttgaacTTGTTATTATCTGGGAACCAAATTCAAGAATTCAGAAAGAGAAATCTACAAAGCACACATAAATAAGAGAACTCCAGATCTGTTTTGATGATTTGAGACAACACATTGCTATATTCCAAATCTCCTAAAACAGACagtaatgtaaaaataaaattattccgATCACCATCAGAAGGTTGCTATCAGATTTGCTCTATTTtgtaaaggcctgattctgctatcTTTACTCACACCTTACTTACAGAGTAAAGCATACTCTAAGTGAGGAAGTATGACCTCATACTTTTATTTTGAACACAGTGGTCTTCATTCTGGAAAGGGCTTCAAACCCAGCCTCTGGTTTGAAGGCAAAAATATTAGCACTCTGATACCTATTTTTCTTTGCAGGAGCAATTAGGCAGCACTTACACAtctatttgcacatgcaaaacaagaggtcacctttaaaaatcaggctcctttactcagggccgcccagaggggggggcaaagggggcaatttgccccaggccccgggctccgcaggggcccccaagagaaaagcggaggctcccgcctccgcccctctcctggagcctcagcgcatcaagcgccgagtctccggccgagcccctgagccccgccccgatccgagccgcgtggtgagggggcggggctgggagctccaacggggcctgagccccgccccgctcagagcggcgtggggagggggcggggcagctgcctccgcttggcgtggagctcacagccccgccccctcaccacgcggatcggggcggggctcaggggctcgggtaagaggctgaggctggggccggggcgggggaagcgggacccgccgccgcgcagcccggtctttggtggcggggggccccttctgttccgggacccgccgccgaagtgccctgaaggcccgcggcggggaccccccccccccgccaccgaattgccgccgaagaccgggctgcgcttcggcggcaattcggcggcgggaggctcccgccgcgggtcccggaacggaagggccccccgccgccgaagaccccgggcccccggaatcctctgggcggccctgcctttaCTTCCCTCTGGTTAAAAATGGAATGAAGTTAAATGAAGTTAAAAACTCTGATTCAGGAATGGGCAAGCAAAGGaagtcaatatttttttttttaagaacagtttttaaaaaaatcaaaataaaatagtatCAGGTTAATACTCTGAGTATGTTAAGAATTTCTACATGctgacaaaaggaaaaacaaagtcAAGAATTATGGCATTGGAGTAGAGGAGGAAACAACTTGTGGGATAAAACACACCAGATTTGCAGGTGGCCTGCACCTGGATGAATGGAAAATATTAAGGTTAGCTGCTTTGCGTCCTACAGTAGCTCCAATAAACTATGCTGGTCTGAATGAAATTagtaaatgcattaaaaaaatattctcctACAGCAAGTCTGACAAAGATTCAATGGACTcatgaaaaatgtgtttttagcATGTACTATTAAAAAAGTTTACTACAGTCATTAAACAAATATATCCCGTCCCAAACCTAGAGAGAATTCAACTCTTTGTTCCCAATGTAGTAAAATGTATACAACCAGCACAGGACAAGCTGCCGGTGTTTCATTTTTCAGGATTTTCTTTGTTCTTGCAAGCATCATCAAGTTCAAGCAAGGTTAATATCTTAAGGCAAGTTGATATTCTTTCGTTCTGAATGGCTAATCTTGTGAATTCCACAGTTTTGGAAAATTCTGGAGTTGGAGGTAGCTCTTTAAGAAGCTGTGTAACAAGCTTCGCTTGATCAGATGCTCTTCTTGCCAATCGAAGGAATTCTCCTTGATCTGGCGAATTTAAGCGAGTGGCTGGTATGAGCAAGAACAGATGTTTACTAAGCTGTCTGACGTTAGTCAGCGTCTCTGCCCAAAAATTCACTTCCCCTTTATTAAACAGGTTGTCATCTTCCATCtcaatgaaaagaaaaacaagaaggaTCAGTGGTTTGATGATAAAGGGGAAATAATCCAATATTAAACAACATTAAGGAGAAATAATGCTGATATAAAATATTACCAAAACAGTTTATTTGCTGTTTTATGTGAGGGTAAGAATTCATATACGTATCTTCAATTTATTCAAAGATTTGGAAAGCAAAAAACAAAGTTTCCCAGTGTGCCAATGACATATCTCCAGAAATCAGGCGCTTATGATGTaacttttatttttgaaatagTGGAAGTAAAAAATCAGCCTAAATATTAAAATGTGCGTTGGGGAGTGCAGAATTAGCTTGCCTTCCACTGTGTCACTGTCTTGTATTATACAGAGACCTCTGTAATCAGTATGGTAACTGGGTATATCATGGAGCTTTTGGAGTAGATTAATTAATAAAGGAAAATTACATCTGTCAACACAACAGTAGTAGAACATCAAAAAGACATACCTAACCCAAATGCTTAAGAAAAGTTTCATAAGACATTTGAATGGTCATTTTATCATATCAGTTGTCAGCCAGTGTTTTAAAGATGTAGCTGTTGCCACTACTACCAGTTTATAGTATTATATTCATATTTCTTGGCCTTTCAAAGGCAAGTTAGCACCTAACTTACAATATTAAGTTCTGTAGGCCCAATCCTGCGAAGTCTTGTTTGTGCAAATAGTCCtacctactgaagtcaacggtTTCAATGAGTGAGGATGATTCATGTGTGTAAGACTTCGTAGTATTGAGCCCACAGAATATAACAAAATTTGAAAGCTCTGGAAAAACTAGTACAATAGCATGAAGCAAACCAATAG from Mauremys mutica isolate MM-2020 ecotype Southern chromosome 3, ASM2049712v1, whole genome shotgun sequence harbors:
- the ZFP36L2 gene encoding mRNA decay activator protein ZFP36L2, with translation MSTTLLSAFYDIDFLCKSEKALTNLSSMLDKKAVGTPVTSPSSSFAPGFLRRHSTSNLQALANSSKFPSSSGSSSSSSSSSSSFGSLKETGTGGGGGGGSSSPTALLNKENKFRDRSFSENGERSQHLMQQLQQQAGKGGGGAPINSTRYKTELCRPFEESGACKYGEKCQFAHGFHELRSLTRHPKYKTELCRTFHTIGFCPYGPRCHFIHNADERRPAPGGGTAAPAAPHHHPHPPPPHPAGSTGDLRAFAPRDPPLGGGGGFGPQRGAGERPKLHHSLSFSGFSAHHQHGCGQQPGGRLEAALLESPGGSRTPPPPASASYCDELLSPPCANNAFAFSGQELGSLIAPLAIHSPSFAASPAAAAAAVAAAAFYRCQQQQQPPPPGGSCPPPPASPPFSFQPLRRLSESPVFDAPPSPPDSLSDRESYLSGSLSSGSLSGSESPSLDSGRRLPIFSRLSISDD